A region from the Variovorax sp. V93 genome encodes:
- a CDS encoding cbb3-type cytochrome c oxidase subunit I has protein sequence MTAQVSEEGRSSPPPRPAGEREALERAWRPPVGWRQLSAVNNTRIGVFYIATAMLFFVLAGILALMMRTQLAVPDNHLIDAGTYNQLFTMHGTVMMFLFAVPIVEAVAIYLLPGMLGARDLPFPLLSAYAFWAYAIGGIAFFCTLFFGVSPDGGWFMYPPLTGKEFSPGRGADWWLLGIGFIEISAIAGAIELIVGVLFTRAPGMTLMRMPIFAWAMLVTALMIVIAFPAVIAATMLLELERAFDWPFFIPARGGDPLLWQHLFWFFGHPEVYIIFLPAAGMVSMMVATLAGTPLVGHRAVVLALIGVGVVSFALWVHHMFTAGLGNLSLLVVSAASFIVAIPSGVQVFAWIATFWRGRVALNAPTLFLLGFHFIFVLGGLTGVMVAVLPFDWQAHDSYFIVAHLHYVLIGGMVFPVFAGFYYWAPVFNGHRLSERWGRWVFGLMFGGFNLAFFPMHIAGMLGMPRRVYTYAGDLGWNALNMLSTVGAYTLAAGVLLFMVDAVRMLRRPRQDHGNPWRAGTLEWLPPREYAVRSIPQVDSRYPLWRQPALPQEVEAGRHWLPGTVFGGRETLVTSPRDARPMHLLRLPTDSWWPLAAAAGTAGFFLLLTVSQALPALACGVIAVACILRWLWDSDRPPPVATVDVGHGVHLPVGAHGRASHSWWAMIVLIAVDMTIFVSLLYTHVHLSMASDVCPPPGAALPPLRWPLGAALLLAAGSTAMALAARRLHAADVRRQRGLRLLAALAMDCAAGAAALDIGGHQLAGLDPRAQGWSASVGMLLGYQAFHIAVLMLMGGYVLVRSWSGRLQPAARATIDNTALMWHCVTAQGIIGALAVQGVPRLLG, from the coding sequence ATGACGGCGCAGGTTTCCGAGGAAGGCCGTTCCAGCCCGCCGCCGCGCCCCGCAGGCGAGCGCGAGGCGCTCGAGCGCGCGTGGCGCCCGCCCGTCGGCTGGCGGCAGCTCTCGGCGGTGAACAACACGCGCATCGGCGTGTTCTACATCGCCACCGCCATGCTCTTCTTCGTGCTGGCCGGCATCCTCGCGCTGATGATGCGCACGCAGCTCGCGGTGCCCGACAACCACCTGATCGACGCGGGCACCTACAACCAGCTCTTCACGATGCACGGCACCGTGATGATGTTCCTGTTCGCGGTGCCCATCGTCGAGGCCGTGGCCATCTACCTGCTGCCGGGCATGCTGGGTGCGCGCGACCTGCCCTTTCCGCTGCTCTCGGCCTATGCGTTCTGGGCCTATGCCATCGGCGGCATCGCCTTCTTCTGCACGCTGTTCTTCGGCGTATCGCCCGATGGCGGCTGGTTCATGTATCCGCCGCTGACCGGCAAGGAGTTCTCGCCGGGGCGCGGCGCCGACTGGTGGCTGCTGGGCATCGGGTTCATCGAGATCTCGGCCATTGCGGGCGCCATCGAGCTGATCGTGGGCGTGCTGTTCACGCGCGCGCCCGGCATGACGCTGATGCGCATGCCGATCTTCGCCTGGGCCATGCTGGTCACCGCGCTGATGATCGTGATCGCGTTTCCCGCCGTGATCGCGGCCACCATGCTGCTGGAGCTGGAGCGCGCGTTCGACTGGCCCTTCTTCATTCCCGCGCGCGGCGGCGATCCGCTGCTGTGGCAGCACCTGTTCTGGTTCTTCGGCCACCCGGAGGTCTACATCATCTTCCTGCCCGCGGCCGGCATGGTGTCGATGATGGTGGCCACGCTCGCGGGCACCCCGCTGGTGGGCCACCGCGCGGTGGTGCTCGCGCTCATCGGCGTGGGGGTGGTGAGCTTCGCGCTGTGGGTGCACCACATGTTCACCGCGGGCCTGGGCAACCTCTCGCTGCTGGTGGTGTCGGCCGCGAGCTTCATCGTGGCCATACCGAGCGGCGTGCAGGTGTTCGCATGGATTGCCACCTTCTGGCGCGGCCGCGTCGCGCTCAATGCGCCCACGCTGTTCCTGCTCGGCTTTCATTTCATCTTCGTGCTGGGCGGCCTCACCGGCGTGATGGTGGCGGTGCTGCCCTTCGACTGGCAGGCGCACGACAGCTACTTCATCGTTGCGCACCTGCACTACGTGCTCATCGGCGGCATGGTGTTTCCGGTGTTCGCGGGCTTCTACTACTGGGCGCCGGTCTTCAACGGCCACCGGCTTTCCGAGCGCTGGGGCCGCTGGGTGTTCGGGCTGATGTTCGGCGGCTTCAATCTGGCGTTCTTCCCGATGCACATCGCGGGCATGCTCGGCATGCCGCGGCGCGTGTACACCTATGCCGGCGATCTGGGCTGGAACGCGCTCAACATGCTGTCGACCGTTGGCGCCTACACGCTCGCGGCCGGCGTGCTGCTCTTCATGGTGGACGCGGTGCGCATGCTGCGCCGGCCCCGGCAGGACCATGGCAATCCCTGGCGCGCGGGCACGCTCGAATGGCTGCCGCCGCGTGAATACGCCGTGCGCAGCATTCCGCAGGTGGATTCACGCTATCCGCTGTGGCGGCAACCCGCGCTGCCGCAAGAAGTGGAGGCCGGTCGCCACTGGCTGCCGGGCACGGTGTTCGGCGGCCGCGAGACGCTGGTGACCAGCCCGCGCGACGCGCGGCCGATGCACCTGCTGCGCCTGCCGACCGACAGCTGGTGGCCGCTGGCGGCGGCGGCCGGCACCGCGGGCTTCTTCCTGCTCCTCACGGTGTCGCAGGCGCTGCCTGCGTTGGCCTGCGGCGTGATCGCGGTCGCATGCATCCTGCGCTGGCTGTGGGACTCCGACCGTCCGCCGCCGGTGGCAACGGTCGACGTCGGCCATGGCGTGCACCTGCCGGTCGGTGCGCATGGCCGGGCATCGCACTCGTGGTGGGCCATGATCGTGCTCATTGCAGTGGACATGACGATCTTCGTGTCGCTGCTCTACACCCACGTGCACCTGTCGATGGCCAGCGACGTGTGCCCGCCGCCCGGTGCCGCGCTGCCGCCCCTGCGCTGGCCGCTGGGCGCGGCGCTCCTGCTTGCGGCCGGCTCGACCGCCATGGCACTGGCCGCACGCAGGCTGCACGCGGCCGATGTGCGCCGCCAGCGCGGGCTGCGCCTGCTTGCTGCGCTGGCCATGGACTGCGCTGCCGGCGCGGCGGCGCTCGACATCGGCGGCCATCAGCTCGCCGGGCTCGATCCGCGCGCGCAGGGCTGGAGCGCATCGGTCGGCATGCTGCTGGGCTACCAGGCCTTCCACATCGCGGTGCTGATGCTGATGGGCGGCTATGTGCTGGTGCGTTCGTGGTCGGGCCGGCTGCAGCCCGCGGCCCGCGCGACCATCGACAACACCGCGCTGATGTGGCACTGCGTGACCGCGCAGGGAATCATCGGGGCGCTTGCGGTGCAGGGCGTGCCGCGGCTCTTGGGCTGA
- a CDS encoding c-type cytochrome, translating to MGAPKTVLLTVAALGLAGAAAGALVVYGGLYDVAATQQHFQPVYSLLETAMHQSVRMRARNIEPPRLDDERLVMRGAACFRDKCVQCHGAPGVAQGDIGKSMQPLPGPLVDARHHWKPRELYWLTKHGIRMSGMPAWEFRLSEEDLWSVVAFMARLPELTPQQYAEATRVEPSGAQGAVARPACGPAESAAPLRVADAQRGARALYQYACSACHTIPGITGSSPNVGPPLAGMGGRSLIAGKLANTPDNMVRWLRHTHEVDPLTAMPEMGVSEQDARDIAAYLAALR from the coding sequence ATGGGTGCACCCAAGACCGTCCTGCTCACTGTCGCCGCGCTGGGCCTCGCGGGCGCGGCGGCGGGCGCGCTGGTGGTGTATGGCGGCCTGTACGACGTGGCGGCCACGCAGCAGCATTTCCAGCCGGTCTATTCGCTGCTGGAAACCGCCATGCACCAGTCGGTGAGGATGCGCGCGCGCAACATCGAGCCGCCGCGGCTCGACGACGAGCGGCTGGTGATGCGCGGCGCGGCCTGCTTTCGCGACAAGTGCGTGCAATGCCATGGCGCGCCGGGCGTCGCGCAGGGCGACATCGGGAAGAGCATGCAGCCGCTGCCGGGACCGCTGGTGGATGCGCGGCACCACTGGAAGCCGCGCGAACTCTACTGGCTGACCAAGCACGGCATCCGCATGAGCGGCATGCCGGCCTGGGAGTTCAGGTTGTCCGAGGAAGACCTGTGGTCGGTGGTGGCGTTCATGGCGCGCCTGCCCGAGCTCACGCCGCAGCAGTACGCCGAAGCAACGCGCGTGGAGCCCTCCGGCGCGCAGGGCGCAGTGGCGCGGCCGGCATGCGGGCCGGCAGAGAGCGCCGCACCGCTGCGGGTGGCCGATGCGCAGCGCGGCGCGCGTGCGCTGTACCAGTACGCATGCAGCGCCTGCCACACGATCCCGGGCATCACGGGCTCGTCGCCGAACGTGGGGCCTCCGCTCGCGGGCATGGGCGGCCGTTCGCTGATCGCGGGAAAGCTCGCCAACACGCCGGACAACATGGTGCGCTGGCTGCGCCATACGCACGAGGTGGATCCGCTCACGGCCATGCCGGAGATGGGGGTGTCCGAGCAGGACGCGCGCGACATCGCCGCCTACCTGGCGGCGCTGCGCTGA
- a CDS encoding cytochrome c family protein: MVAAPSCPAVCPLALLVLAMLAAGCTPGESGPVFERAPPAQRERGRLLLAQYQCGSCHTIPDVQAARGRTGPTLAAFGRRSYIAGQMPNGPDALGRWIVAPAAMVPGTTMPAMGVSPQDARDMAAYLLALEK; encoded by the coding sequence ATGGTGGCCGCCCCCTCATGCCCTGCCGTGTGTCCGCTCGCCCTGCTGGTGCTGGCGATGCTCGCAGCCGGATGCACGCCGGGAGAAAGCGGCCCCGTCTTCGAGCGCGCGCCGCCCGCGCAGCGCGAGCGCGGAAGGCTGCTGCTGGCGCAATACCAGTGCGGAAGCTGCCACACCATTCCCGATGTGCAGGCCGCGCGCGGCCGCACCGGCCCCACGCTCGCCGCCTTCGGCCGCCGCAGCTACATTGCCGGCCAGATGCCGAACGGCCCCGACGCTTTGGGGCGCTGGATCGTGGCGCCGGCCGCCATGGTGCCGGGCACCACCATGCCCGCGATGGGCGTCTCGCCCCAGGACGCGCGCGACATGGCGGCCTACCTGCTCGCGCTCGAGAAATGA
- a CDS encoding thiamine pyrophosphate-requiring protein: MKKTVSDFVVQRLHDWGVRRVYGYPGDGINGLMGALDRADGAIEFIQSRHEELAAFMACAHAKFSGEVGVCLATSGPGAIHLLNGLYDAKLDRQPVVAIVGQQQRSALGGDYQQEVDLVSLFKDVAHEFVQMATSAEQVRHLIDRAMRIARDRRAVTCVIVPNDVQELPAVPVPPRRHGTVHSGIGSTASATVPNAAALGQAADIINAGGKVAILAGAGALHATDELIHAAERLGAGIAKALLGKAAVPDDLPFVTGAIGVLGTRPSSRMMEDCDTLLMVGSSFPYAEFLPPEGQARCVQIDTDPRAIGLRYPAELGLVGDSRATLAALLPLLDHKEHGAWRQGIEADVARWWRVLEARAHVEASPVNPQRVFWELSPRLPEETVLTCDSGTAANWYARDVKLRRGMKASLSGGLATMGPALPYAIAAKLVHPDRPVVAMLGDGAMQMNGLNALITLARMWRGWADPRLVVMVLNNRDLNLVSWEQRVLGGDPKFNASQELPDFPYARFAGMLGLAALRVDTPEAIGPAWDAAFAADRPMLLEMVTDSAVPPLPPDVSLAQAKAYLLALWQGDPEAMRTIKATMREYWASATA; the protein is encoded by the coding sequence ATGAAGAAGACAGTCAGCGATTTCGTGGTCCAGCGCCTGCACGACTGGGGCGTGCGGCGCGTCTACGGCTACCCCGGCGACGGCATCAACGGCCTCATGGGCGCGCTCGACCGGGCGGACGGCGCCATCGAATTCATACAAAGCCGGCACGAGGAACTGGCTGCCTTCATGGCCTGCGCGCATGCCAAGTTCTCGGGCGAGGTGGGCGTCTGCCTGGCCACCTCGGGACCGGGCGCGATCCACCTGCTGAACGGCCTCTACGACGCGAAGCTGGACCGCCAGCCGGTGGTCGCCATCGTCGGCCAGCAGCAGCGCAGCGCGCTCGGCGGCGACTACCAGCAGGAGGTGGACCTGGTGTCGCTGTTCAAGGACGTGGCGCACGAGTTCGTGCAGATGGCCACCAGCGCGGAGCAGGTTCGCCACCTGATCGATCGCGCGATGCGCATCGCGCGCGACCGCCGCGCCGTCACCTGCGTGATCGTGCCCAACGACGTGCAGGAGCTGCCGGCGGTGCCGGTGCCGCCGCGCAGGCACGGCACCGTGCACAGCGGCATCGGCAGCACGGCCAGCGCCACGGTGCCGAACGCCGCGGCGCTGGGGCAGGCGGCGGACATCATCAACGCGGGCGGCAAGGTGGCCATCCTGGCGGGCGCGGGCGCCCTGCATGCCACGGACGAACTGATCCATGCAGCCGAGCGGCTCGGGGCCGGCATTGCCAAGGCCCTGCTCGGCAAGGCGGCGGTACCCGACGACCTGCCCTTCGTGACCGGCGCCATCGGCGTGCTCGGCACGCGGCCCAGCTCGCGCATGATGGAGGACTGCGACACCTTGCTGATGGTGGGCTCGTCGTTTCCGTACGCCGAATTCCTGCCGCCCGAGGGCCAGGCCCGCTGCGTGCAGATCGACACCGACCCGCGCGCCATCGGGCTGCGCTACCCCGCGGAACTGGGCCTGGTCGGCGACAGCCGTGCCACGCTCGCGGCGCTGCTCCCGCTGCTCGATCACAAGGAACACGGCGCCTGGCGCCAGGGCATCGAGGCCGACGTGGCGCGCTGGTGGCGGGTGCTCGAGGCGCGCGCCCATGTGGAGGCCTCGCCGGTCAATCCGCAGCGCGTGTTCTGGGAGCTGTCGCCGCGCCTGCCCGAAGAAACGGTGCTCACCTGCGACAGCGGCACGGCCGCCAACTGGTACGCACGCGACGTCAAGCTGCGCCGCGGCATGAAGGCCAGCCTGTCCGGCGGCCTCGCCACCATGGGCCCGGCCCTTCCCTATGCGATTGCGGCCAAGCTGGTGCATCCCGACCGGCCCGTGGTCGCGATGCTGGGCGACGGCGCCATGCAGATGAACGGCCTCAATGCGCTCATCACCCTGGCGCGCATGTGGCGCGGCTGGGCCGACCCGCGCCTCGTGGTCATGGTGCTGAACAACCGCGACCTCAACCTCGTGAGCTGGGAGCAGCGCGTGCTCGGCGGGGATCCGAAGTTCAACGCCTCGCAGGAGCTGCCCGACTTTCCCTATGCGCGCTTCGCCGGGATGCTCGGGCTTGCGGCCCTGCGCGTCGACACGCCCGAAGCCATCGGCCCGGCATGGGACGCTGCCTTTGCGGCCGACCGCCCGATGCTGCTGGAGATGGTCACCGATTCCGCCGTGCCGCCGCTGCCGCCCGATGTCTCGCTCGCCCAGGCCAAGGCCTACCTGCTGGCCCTGTGGCAGGGGGATCCCGAAGCCATGCGGACCATCAAGGCCACCATGCGGGAATACTGGGCCAGCGCGACAGCGTGA
- a CDS encoding c-type cytochrome — MNAASEGASQSALRAAGPVAQSLLEVSGVLAVGGAVIFAGVMLLLVLAVARPGGDGVSTRRWLLGGGLAFPTVVLSALFAYSEFHRPPWRPIPPPGALIVGVTGHMWWWEVRYRDAASGAEVVTANEIRIPVGRPIYFGLGSADVIHSFWVPSLGGKMDMLPGRVQHLLLQADRPGTWRGQCAEYCGEQHARMALHVVAEEPAAFDAWLAAQARPAAAASREIERGREAFLAHRCNACHTVRGVSEQSRLGPDLTHVGSRLHLGAGTVANDAAQLAAWVAHTQQLKPGARMPSAGDRIGEADLQSIAAWLAQLK, encoded by the coding sequence ATGAACGCGGCGAGCGAGGGCGCATCCCAATCCGCGCTGCGGGCCGCCGGCCCCGTTGCGCAATCGCTGCTCGAAGTGAGCGGCGTGCTGGCGGTGGGCGGCGCGGTGATCTTCGCCGGGGTCATGCTGCTGCTCGTGCTCGCCGTTGCCCGCCCGGGGGGCGACGGGGTGAGCACGCGCCGGTGGCTGCTCGGCGGGGGTCTCGCGTTTCCGACGGTGGTGCTCTCGGCGCTCTTCGCCTACAGCGAATTCCACCGGCCGCCGTGGCGGCCCATTCCACCGCCCGGTGCGCTGATCGTCGGCGTCACGGGCCACATGTGGTGGTGGGAGGTGCGCTATCGCGACGCCGCCAGCGGCGCCGAGGTCGTCACTGCGAACGAGATCCGCATTCCCGTCGGCCGGCCAATCTATTTCGGCCTTGGCAGCGCCGACGTGATCCACAGTTTCTGGGTGCCTTCGCTCGGCGGCAAGATGGACATGCTGCCCGGCCGCGTGCAGCACCTGCTGCTGCAGGCCGACCGGCCCGGCACCTGGCGCGGACAGTGCGCCGAATACTGCGGCGAGCAGCATGCGCGCATGGCGCTGCATGTGGTGGCCGAGGAACCCGCGGCCTTCGATGCCTGGCTCGCGGCGCAGGCCAGGCCGGCGGCCGCGGCGTCGCGCGAGATCGAACGCGGCCGCGAGGCCTTCCTCGCGCACCGCTGCAACGCCTGCCATACGGTGCGCGGCGTGAGCGAGCAAAGCCGCCTCGGACCCGATCTCACGCACGTGGGCAGCCGGCTGCATCTGGGTGCCGGCACCGTGGCGAACGATGCCGCGCAACTCGCCGCATGGGTGGCCCATACGCAGCAGCTGAAGCCAGGCGCGCGCATGCCCTCCGCCGGCGATCGCATCGGCGAGGCCGACCTGCAATCCATCGCGGCCTGGCTCGCGCAACTGAAATGA